A stretch of Cicer arietinum cultivar CDC Frontier isolate Library 1 chromosome 5, Cicar.CDCFrontier_v2.0, whole genome shotgun sequence DNA encodes these proteins:
- the LOC101501614 gene encoding egg cell-secreted protein 1.4-like → MAKAIILKLFVILSLSTMVMARPISSTTTLATRLFVGENNKCWETMFELQHCTGEIVLFFLNGETKLGSGCCNALLTIAHQCWPNMLTSLGLTPEEAELLRGYCDGIASVNKSLPPFVTVNALGPIMSND, encoded by the coding sequence ATGGCCAAGGCTATCATTTTGAAGCTGTTTGTTATTCTTTCATTGTCAACAATGGTTATGGCTAGGCCAATTAGTTCCACAACAACCCTTGCAACACGTTTATTTGTTGGCGAGAACAACAAATGTTGGGAGACAATGTTTGAGCTTCAACATTGTACTGGCGAGATTGTCCTCTTTTTTCTTAACGGCGAGACAAAACTTGGATCGGGCTGTTGCAATGCACTTCTCACTATAGCCCATCAATGCTGGCCCAATATGCTTACTTCTTTGGGCCTCACACCTGAAGAAGCTGAACTCCTACGTGGATATTGCGATGGTATTGCATCCGTCAACAAATCGCTGCCACCATTTGTCACTGTTAATGCGCTTGGCCCTATCATGTCCAATGACTAA